From one Dermacentor andersoni chromosome 1, qqDerAnde1_hic_scaffold, whole genome shotgun sequence genomic stretch:
- the LOC129387976 gene encoding uncharacterized protein, which produces MSFTGLAPPPFFLPAPGRPSLPWEQWEQMFNVYLLASGAAPFKPEQRKAILLHCLGAEGQRIYQTLHAGTSAAARADDKSIVAPPDEYDSAFAALRHQFSTSRNVIIERHRFHCRSQHTGESVHDFVAALRELASHCSFASQDDALRDQFVAGVASTRVRERLLLEGSTLSFENSVRIALQFEQAAEELKELSASVEAISLQQHRKPSSHSSKKRNSQPAATLEQNLTRSAGGSRAPQRNRPPERNREQSSRSGSPHCFRCGSRDHIASAPQCPAHGKICSFCGRKGHFQRVCNRKLTQMQGRVREVEFHEDVSSSSSAEEVLTVQISARSGIHIQVQVTNVTLTFLVDSESSVSILSEQEFGQYFQSVPLLPAPHIIGTAHETHPGITRMKA; this is translated from the exons atgagcttcaccgggcttgctccgccaccgttttTCCTTCCGGCGCCTGgccgtccctcattgccatgggagcagtgggagcagatgttcaacgtgtacttgctggcatccggagccgccccattcaagccggagcaacgcaaggctattcttttgcattgtttgggggcggagggccagcgtatttatcagacgctacatgcagggaccagcgccgcagcacgcgccgatgacaagtctatcgtggcccctcctgacgaatacgactcTGCATTTGCCGCATTACGGCACcagttttcgacgtcgcgcaacgttatcatcgagcgtcatcgctttcactgccgcagccaacatacaggcgagtccgttcacgactttgttgccgctctacgggagctagcgtcacattgttcgtTTGCCTCCCAAGATGATGCTCTGCGGGATCAATTCGTTGCCGGCGTAGCTTCCActcgcgtacgtgagcggttactgctcgagggttccacactttcattcgagaattccgttcgaattgcacttcagtttgagcaggcggctgaagagctaaaggagctttctgcttcggtcgaagcaatttcattgcAGCAGCATCGAAAACCATCCTCGCATTCttcgaaaaaaaggaattcacAACCGGCAGCCACCTTAgagcagaatttaacgaggagcgcgggcggctcacgtgcgccgcagcgGAACCGTCCCCCTGAGCGGAACCGAGAACAGAGTAGTCGCTCCGGttcgccacattgtttccgatgcgGCTCGCGGGACCACATCGCGTCAGCGCCGCAGTGCCCAGCGCATGGCAAGATTTGTTCATTTTGCGGTCGcaagggccactttcaaagggtatgcaaccgcaagctaacccaaatgcaaggccgagtccgtgaagttgaatttcatgaagatgtttcgtcatccagcagtgctgaggaagttttgactgtgcaaatttccgcgcgtagcggaattcatattcaagtgcaagtcacgaatgtcactttgacattccttgttgattcagagtcgtctgtttcaatcctgtcggAGCAAGAATTCGGTCAATATTTTCAGAGCGTTCCActcctgcctgctccgcat ATCATCGGCACCGCGCACGAGACACATCCGGGTATCACGCGCATGAAGGCGTga